A part of Paraliobacillus zengyii genomic DNA contains:
- the lpdA gene encoding dihydrolipoyl dehydrogenase, translating to MVVGDFPIDLDTLVVGAGPGGYVAAIRAAQTGQKVAIVDKGTLGGVCLNVGCIPSKALIQAGHRFEEAHGADEMGIKAENVTVDFSKVQEWKQSVVDKLTGGVEGLLKGNKVEIIKGEVYFVDKNSVKVMDEKNSQSYTFKNCIIATGSTPIEIPTFKFSERVIDSTGALNLKEIPKKLVVVGGGYVGTELGTAYANFGTEVTILEGADEILGGFEKQMSSLVKRHLKKKNVTIVTKAMAKGAEVTDNGVKVTYEAKGKEETVEADYVLVTVGRKPNTAEIGLEQVGIETDDRGLIKIDKQCRTNIDNIYAIGDIVAGPPLAHKASYEGKVAAEAIAGEKSEIDYNGIPAVVFSEPELATVGYDEQSAKDAGFDVIGSKFPFAANGRALSLGSGEGFVKLVTRKEDGLVLGAQIAGANASDMISELGLAIEAGMTAEDLAMTIHAHPTLGEITMEAAEVAMGTPIHIVK from the coding sequence ATGGTAGTAGGAGATTTTCCGATTGATTTAGACACACTAGTAGTTGGCGCTGGTCCTGGTGGATATGTTGCAGCAATTCGTGCAGCACAAACTGGACAAAAAGTAGCCATCGTTGATAAAGGTACACTTGGAGGGGTTTGTTTAAACGTTGGGTGTATCCCATCTAAAGCATTAATCCAAGCTGGCCATCGTTTTGAAGAAGCACACGGAGCAGATGAAATGGGTATTAAAGCCGAGAATGTTACCGTTGATTTTTCAAAAGTACAAGAGTGGAAACAAAGCGTTGTTGATAAACTTACTGGTGGAGTTGAAGGTTTATTAAAAGGAAATAAAGTTGAAATTATAAAAGGTGAAGTATACTTTGTTGATAAAAATTCAGTAAAAGTAATGGACGAGAAGAACTCTCAAAGTTACACATTTAAAAATTGTATTATTGCAACTGGTTCAACACCAATTGAAATTCCGACTTTCAAATTTTCAGAACGTGTTATTGATTCTACAGGTGCATTAAACTTAAAAGAAATCCCTAAAAAACTAGTTGTCGTTGGTGGCGGTTATGTTGGTACTGAATTAGGAACTGCTTATGCTAACTTTGGTACAGAAGTTACTATTTTAGAAGGTGCTGACGAGATACTTGGCGGATTTGAAAAGCAAATGTCATCTTTAGTTAAGCGTCATTTGAAAAAGAAAAACGTTACAATTGTTACGAAAGCAATGGCTAAAGGTGCTGAGGTTACCGATAACGGTGTTAAAGTTACCTATGAAGCAAAAGGTAAAGAAGAAACAGTGGAAGCAGATTACGTGCTAGTAACAGTAGGGCGTAAACCTAATACTGCTGAAATTGGTTTAGAACAAGTTGGAATCGAAACAGATGACAGAGGTTTAATCAAAATTGATAAACAATGTCGTACGAACATTGATAACATCTATGCAATTGGCGATATCGTAGCAGGACCTCCATTAGCTCATAAAGCTTCTTATGAAGGAAAAGTTGCAGCAGAAGCAATTGCAGGAGAAAAATCAGAAATCGATTACAATGGTATTCCAGCTGTTGTATTCTCTGAACCTGAATTAGCTACTGTAGGATATGACGAACAAAGTGCAAAAGATGCAGGATTTGATGTTATCGGATCTAAATTCCCATTTGCTGCTAATGGTCGTGCATTATCACTTGGTAGTGGTGAAGGATTTGTTAAACTTGTTACAAGAAAAGAAGATGGCCTAGTATTAGGTGCTCAAATCGCGGGTGCTAATGCAAGTGACATGATTTCTGAACTTGGTTTAGCGATTGAAGCAGGAATGACAGCTGAAGATCTAGCTATGACAATTCACGCACATCCAACACTTGGAGAAATTACTATGGAAGCTGCAGAAGTAGCTATGGGTACACCAATCCATATTGTAAAATAA
- a CDS encoding polysaccharide deacetylase family protein, with protein MKHKLFVLLIGAILLLVGCNNENTDENTQEESNDETQTNEKNQEEQIEEDVEETDTETEEDEVVEEEPESVEVEYQINSDTWSVEPLNDANEDVVLLTIDDAPDGNALEMAKTLVKLDAKAIFFVNGHFLDTDEEKAVLKEIYEMGFPIGNHTYTHQNLKEVSEEEQREEIVSLNDLVEEIIGERPQFFRAPHGANTDYSTQLAEEEGMVVMNWTYGYDYFTPYQDADKLATAMITGEGPEVDISYSLLKPGANLLMHDRDWTAAALEEIVTGLRDKGYEMVDPAAIQKVDAS; from the coding sequence ATGAAACATAAGCTATTCGTACTACTCATTGGAGCAATTCTTTTATTGGTCGGCTGTAATAATGAAAATACAGACGAGAATACGCAAGAAGAAAGTAATGATGAGACACAAACAAACGAAAAAAATCAAGAAGAACAAATAGAAGAAGATGTAGAAGAAACAGATACAGAAACAGAAGAAGATGAAGTAGTTGAAGAAGAACCAGAGTCTGTTGAAGTAGAGTATCAAATTAATTCAGATACTTGGAGTGTAGAACCTCTAAATGATGCTAATGAGGATGTGGTTTTATTAACTATTGATGATGCACCAGATGGTAATGCATTAGAAATGGCAAAAACATTAGTGAAGCTTGATGCGAAAGCAATCTTTTTTGTGAATGGACACTTTCTTGATACGGATGAAGAAAAGGCAGTTTTAAAAGAAATTTATGAAATGGGCTTTCCAATCGGTAATCATACGTATACACATCAAAATTTGAAAGAGGTTAGTGAAGAAGAACAACGTGAAGAAATTGTCAGCTTAAATGATCTAGTTGAAGAGATCATTGGTGAACGTCCGCAATTTTTCCGTGCACCACATGGAGCTAATACTGATTACTCGACACAGCTTGCGGAAGAAGAGGGCATGGTTGTGATGAATTGGACATATGGTTATGATTATTTTACACCATATCAGGATGCTGATAAACTAGCAACCGCGATGATTACAGGAGAAGGGCCAGAAGTCGATATTTCCTATTCATTACTTAAACCAGGTGCGAACCTGTTAATGCATGATCGTGATTGGACTGCGGCAGCATTAGAAGAGATTGTAACTGGTCTCCGTGATAAAGGGTATGAAATGGTAGATCCAGCAGCAATACAAAAAGTGGATGCGAGCTAG